In Pseudoalteromonas nigrifaciens, the sequence TATTGAGCGATGGTAAAACACCTTCAAGCTACGAATATAACGTAGAAGTAACCCGTAAAACTGTAGAAATGGCACATGCGTGTGGTGTTTCTGTTGAAGGCGAACTGGGTGTTTTAGGTTCGCTTGAAACAGGTGAAGCAGGCGAAGAAGATGGTATTGGCGCAGAGGGTAAATTAACCACTGAGCAAATGCTAACTAATCCAGAAGAAGCGGCTGACTTTGTAAATAAAACCCATGTTGATGCGCTGGCAATTGCTTGTGGTACATCGCACGGTGCGTATAAATTTACTCGTCCACCAACGGATGATATTTTAGCGATTGATCGTATTAAAGCAATTCATGCACGTATTCCAAATACTCACTTAGTAATGCATGGCTCATCATCGGTTCCACAAGAATGGTTAGAAATAATTAATCAGTACGGTGGCGAAATTCCAGAAACTTACGGTGTGCCAGTAGAGCAAATTATTGAAGGGATTAAGTTTGGCGTACGTAAAGTTAATATTGATACAGACTTACGTTTAGCATCTACCGGTGCGGTGCGTCGCCATTTGGCGCTTAATCCGGCAAACTTCGATCCGCGTAAATTTTTAGCGGCAGCAACTCAAGCCATGACCGATATTTGTATTTCGCGTTATGAGTCGTTTGGTACAGCAGGCCAAGCTAGCAAAATTAAACCAATTTCATTAGATGAAATGCATCTTAAGTATTTAAGCGGCGAGTTAGACCCACGCATTAAATAATTGATCATTTTAGACTTTTTACTAAAGCCAGTTGCATTGTCACTGGCTTTTTTTATGCCGTTTAGGGATCAATATCTTACTAACAGCAGGTAATTAGGATCACTGAATTACTAACGTGATCAGTTTGAGATCATTACTTTACTAAGTAAACCGGTATTTTAGCCCTAGTTGGCGCTTAAATTCATTATTAAATAAAAGAATAGTACAAACAATCATCAGCTTAGCTATTTCACTGGGTATAATAGTGATCCCAAAACGGATCTGCTTAATAAAACTCTGAT encodes:
- the fba gene encoding class II fructose-bisphosphate aldolase (catalyzes the reversible aldol condensation of dihydroxyacetonephosphate and glyceraldehyde 3-phosphate in the Calvin cycle, glycolysis, and/or gluconeogenesis), which encodes MALISMRQLLDHAAEHGYGVPAFNVNNQEQMRAIMEAADKTNSPVIVQGSAGARAYAGAPFIRHMILAAVEEWPHIPVVMHQDHGTSPGVCQRSIQLGFSSVMMDGSLLSDGKTPSSYEYNVEVTRKTVEMAHACGVSVEGELGVLGSLETGEAGEEDGIGAEGKLTTEQMLTNPEEAADFVNKTHVDALAIACGTSHGAYKFTRPPTDDILAIDRIKAIHARIPNTHLVMHGSSSVPQEWLEIINQYGGEIPETYGVPVEQIIEGIKFGVRKVNIDTDLRLASTGAVRRHLALNPANFDPRKFLAAATQAMTDICISRYESFGTAGQASKIKPISLDEMHLKYLSGELDPRIK